A window from Mycolicibacterium tokaiense encodes these proteins:
- a CDS encoding cytochrome P450, protein MTVHTDHIDAAALPVPPVARAPRALQGIGYALFRRQTIALLANRHGHVFTIRIPVFGNMVVVTDPALAKQVFTASTEDLGNIQPNLSRIFGPGSVFALEGAEHRRRRKLLTPPFHGKAMKNYERIVEEETVREAATWPDGREFATLEPMMRITLNIILRAIFGAEGANLETLQRIIPPWVTLGSRLAVLPTPTRDLGRWTPWGRLAAYRREYNAVVDQLIDRARRDPALDQRTDVLALLLRSTYEDGTPMSRSEIGDELLTLLAAGHETTASTLAWAFERVSRHPAVLRRLVDEAQAGGDEYRQAVILEVQRNRTVIDFAGRHVLASDFRLGDFRVPQGYSVSVAIGQVHGDAAEFPDPERFDPDRFLGKRPNTFAWVPFGGGTRRCVGAAFATMEMDVVLRTVLRDFAIETTSQPGEKWHSRGVAFTPKKGGRVTLRRR, encoded by the coding sequence ATGACGGTGCACACCGATCACATCGACGCGGCCGCACTGCCCGTCCCGCCGGTGGCCCGGGCCCCGAGGGCGCTGCAGGGCATCGGCTACGCCCTGTTCCGCAGACAGACCATCGCTCTGCTCGCCAACCGGCACGGTCACGTGTTCACCATCCGCATCCCCGTCTTCGGGAACATGGTGGTGGTCACCGACCCGGCCCTGGCCAAGCAGGTCTTCACGGCCAGCACCGAGGACCTGGGCAACATCCAGCCCAACCTGAGCCGCATCTTCGGCCCCGGATCGGTGTTCGCCCTCGAAGGTGCCGAACACCGCCGGCGCCGCAAGTTGCTCACGCCGCCTTTCCATGGCAAGGCCATGAAGAACTACGAGCGCATCGTCGAAGAGGAGACTGTCCGCGAGGCGGCCACCTGGCCCGACGGCCGCGAATTCGCCACGCTCGAGCCGATGATGCGCATCACCTTGAACATCATCCTGCGCGCCATCTTCGGCGCCGAGGGCGCCAATCTCGAGACGCTGCAACGCATCATCCCGCCCTGGGTCACTCTCGGCTCCCGGCTGGCCGTGCTGCCCACGCCCACGCGCGACCTCGGTAGGTGGACGCCCTGGGGCCGGCTCGCGGCCTACCGGCGGGAGTACAACGCAGTGGTGGATCAACTGATCGACCGGGCTCGGCGCGATCCCGCCCTCGACCAACGCACCGACGTCCTGGCGCTGCTGTTGCGCAGTACCTATGAAGACGGAACGCCGATGTCGCGCAGCGAGATCGGCGATGAGTTGCTGACTCTGCTCGCGGCCGGCCACGAGACCACGGCGTCGACGTTGGCCTGGGCATTCGAGCGGGTCTCCCGGCATCCGGCGGTGCTGCGCCGGCTGGTCGACGAGGCCCAGGCCGGCGGTGACGAGTATCGCCAGGCCGTCATCCTGGAAGTGCAGCGCAACCGGACCGTCATCGACTTCGCCGGCCGGCATGTGCTGGCGTCTGATTTCCGGTTGGGCGATTTCCGGGTCCCGCAGGGATATTCGGTGTCCGTGGCGATCGGACAGGTACACGGCGACGCCGCTGAGTTCCCCGATCCGGAACGCTTCGACCCGGATCGTTTCCTGGGTAAGCGTCCGAACACGTTCGCCTGGGTGCCCTTCGGTGGTGGCACGCGCCGCTGTGTGGGGGCGGCCTTCGCCACCATGGAAATGGACGTGGTGCTGCGAACGGTGTTGCGCGACTTCGCTATCGAGACCACCAGTCAACCCGGAGAGAAGTGGCACTCCCGCGGGGTGGCGTTCACCCCGAAGAAGGGTGGCCGAGTGACTCTGCGTCGGCGCTGA
- a CDS encoding TetR/AcrR family transcriptional regulator, with the protein MREDGAVAADDPLHTSADGGDPFRSRLLDGLAASIEEKGYRETTVADIVRHARTSKRTFYDQFGNKDDCLLELLEIENARMISDILSTVDPEGHWHAQVEQAVGSYVATIESRPAIWLAWIREFPALGDRARPVQRRTMERLTGMLMDLTNTPGFVRANFEPVTRRLALVLFGGLRELTADTMERGEEIRSITETAVTAAAALVSRAHTR; encoded by the coding sequence ATGCGGGAGGATGGTGCGGTGGCCGCCGACGACCCGTTGCACACCTCCGCCGACGGCGGCGACCCGTTCCGGTCCCGTCTGCTCGACGGGCTGGCCGCCTCCATCGAGGAGAAGGGCTACCGGGAGACCACGGTGGCCGACATCGTGCGGCATGCCCGCACCTCCAAGCGCACCTTCTACGACCAGTTCGGCAACAAGGACGACTGCCTGCTCGAGCTGCTCGAGATCGAGAACGCCAGGATGATCAGCGACATCCTGTCCACTGTCGACCCGGAGGGGCACTGGCACGCCCAGGTGGAGCAGGCCGTCGGCTCCTACGTCGCCACCATCGAGTCGCGGCCGGCGATCTGGCTGGCGTGGATCCGCGAGTTCCCGGCCCTCGGCGACCGCGCCCGCCCCGTACAGCGTCGCACCATGGAACGACTCACCGGCATGTTGATGGACCTGACCAACACCCCCGGTTTCGTGCGCGCCAACTTCGAGCCGGTGACCCGACGGCTGGCCCTGGTGCTCTTCGGCGGCCTGCGCGAGCTGACCGCCGACACGATGGAACGCGGTGAGGAGATCCGGTCCATCACCGAGACCGCCGTGACCGCGGCCGCGGCATTGGTCAGCCGCGCGCATACCCGCTAG